The following proteins are co-located in the Larimichthys crocea isolate SSNF chromosome XXIV, L_crocea_2.0, whole genome shotgun sequence genome:
- the gjd2b gene encoding gap junction delta-2 protein, which translates to MGEWTILERLLEAAVQQHSTMIGRILLTVVVIFRILIVAIVGETVYDDEQTMFVCNTLQPGCNQACYDKAFPISHIRYWVFQIIMVCTPSLCFITYSVHQSAKQKERRYSTVYLTLDKDQDSLKRDESKKIKNTIVNGVLQNTENSTKEAEPDCLEVKEIPNSAMRTTKSKMRRQEGISRFYIIQVVFRNALEIGFLVGQYFLYGFNVPSVYECDRYPCIKDVECYVSRPTEKTVFLVFMFAVSGFCVVLNLAELNHLGWRKIKTAVRGVQARRKSIYEIRNKDLPRMSVPNFGRTQSSDSAYV; encoded by the coding sequence GATCCTACTAACAGTGGTGGTCATCTTCCGGATTCTAATCGTAGCAATAGTTGGAGAGACTGTCTATGATGACGAGCAgaccatgtttgtttgtaacaCCTTACAACCGGGCTGCAACCAGGCATGCTACGACAAGGCATTCCCCATTTCACACATTAGATATTGGGTTTTTCAAATCATCATGGTGTGCACCCCGAGCCTTTGTTTTATCACGTACTCGGTGCATCAGTCGGCCAAGCAGAAGGAGCGGCGGTACTCAACAGTCTATCTGACACTAGACAAGGATCAAGATTCACTGAAGCGAGACGAGAGCAAAAAGATAAAGAACACCATTGTTAACGGAGTACTTCAGAACACGGAGAACTCCACCAAAGAAGCCGAGCCGGACTGTTTAGAAGTCAAAGAGATCCCTAATTCGGCCATGAGAACTACAAAGTCCAAAATGAGGCGACAAGAGGGCATCTCCAGGTTTTACATCATCCAGGTGGTTTTCAGAAATGCGCTGGAAATAGGCTTCCTGGTGGGTCAGTATTTCTTGTATGGATTCAACGTCCCGTCGGTGTACGAATGTGATCGCTACCCCTGCATTAAAGATGTCGAGTGCTACGTCTCCAGACCAACGGAGAAGACAGTGTTCCTGGTCTTCATGTTCGCGGTCAGTGGGTTTTGTGTGGTGTTGAACCTGGCGGAACTCAATCACTTGGGGTGGAGGAAAATCAAAACGGCCGTGAGAGGCGTGCAGGCTCGAAGGAAGTCCATTTATGAGATCAGAAATAAGGACTTGCCGAGGATGAGTGTGCCTAATTTCGGCCGCACTCAGTCCAGTGACTCTGCTtatgtgtaa